The segment GATCGCGCGGGACGTCTTTTTCGCGGACGCGATGATCGTCTCTTTGTCTAAAGGCGCCGTCGTTCTCACGTCCACGACCTCGGCGCTGATGCCGGCCTGATCCAGAATCTCCGCCGCTTTGAGCGATACCTGCACCATGCTGCTGGTCGCGACGAGCGTGATGTCTTTTCCGGGTCGCTTGACGTCGGCGACGCCGAACGGGATCGTGTATTCGCCTTCCGGCACCGACCCCTTTTGCTGGTACATCATCTTGTCTTCGAAAAAGACGACCGGGTTATCGTCGCGGATCGCAGTTTTGAGGAGGCCCTTTGCGTCATACGGCGTCGAAGGCAGCGCGACTTTCAAGCCCGGAATGTGGCTGAACCAGGCATGCAGGCTCTGGCTGTGCTGCGCGGCCGAGCGGCGCGTCGCGCCCAAGGTCGTGCGCATGACCATCGGGACCTTGAGCTTGCCGCCGGACATATAGTGGATCTTCGCCGCCTGGTTCACCATCTGGTCCATTGTCAGCGTGACGAAATCGCCGAACATGATATCGACCACCGGCCGCATGCCGGTCATCGCCGCGCCGACGCACACGCCGGTGATCGCCGCTTCGGAGATCGGCGAATCGATGACGCGTTCTTTGCCGAATTCTTTGACCAGGCCGGAGAGGACTTTAAACGGCGTACCGGCCTCGGCGACATCTTCGCCGAGGATGAATACTTTCGGGTCGCGGCGCATCTCCTCCGCGAGGGCTTCGTTGATGGCTTGCCCAAACGTAATCTCCCGCGCTGATCCGCCGATAAGGGCCGCCTGCTTCGTTGTCACTTCAGTCTCATATCAAGTTGCCCTCTCCCTAGCCCTCTCCCGCAAGCGGGAGAGGGAAGGGTGAGGGTCATCATGCATACACATGCTGATCGACTTCATCCGGGTCCGGGTACGGAGCGTTCAAAGCGAACTGCACTCCGTCTTCAATCTCACGGCGAGTTTCGTTTTCGATCTTCTGTAAAAGTTTCGGGTCAGCGATCTTGAGGCGGAGTAATTTATCGGTGAGCAATTTTACCGGATCGCGCTTGCTCTTCCATTCCTCTTCTTCCTTTTTGGCCCGATAGTAGGCGCGGTCGATGTCGCCGACGTGATGGCCGTGGAAGCGGTAAGTGCTGCAGAGGACAAATGAAGGCCCGTCGCCTTGCCGCGCCCGCTCGACCAGGCGCTGCAGGGTTTTATGGACCAGCTCGACGTCCTGTCCGTCGATCGACTCCGTCGGAATGCCAAAAGCCCTCGCGCGCGCTTCGATCTCGCCTGCGGTGGTCTCGCTGTAATGTGTGTACTCGTTGTAAAGGTTGTTCTCACAGAGATAGATGACCGGCAGCTTCCAGAGCGCCGCCATGTTCATGCACTCGTAAAGCAGTCCTTGCCCGAGCGCGCCCTCGCCGAAAAAACAAACCGCGACCTGGTCGCTGCCGCGGAGCTTCGCCGACATCGCCGCGCCGGTGGCGATTCCGGTGCTGCCGGCGACGATCGCGTTGGCGCCCAGGTTACCTCTTTCCTGGTCGGCGATGTGCATCGAGCCGCCTTTGCCGCGGCAGTAGCCGTTCACTTTGCCGAGCAGCTCGGCGAACATCTTGTCCACCGCCGCGCCTTTCGCGAGGCAATGGCCGTGGCCCCGGTACGTGCTGGTGATATAATCGTCGGCGCGCAGCGCCTCGCAGACGCCCACTGCTACTGCTTCCTGCCCGATATAGAGATGCGCCAGCCCCGGCATCTTCGCGCTCATGTAAAGCTGATTGACCTGCTCTTCGAAGAGGCGGATCTTCAGCATCTGACGATAAAACCGGAGCCACTGCTCCCGCCCGATACTCGCCGGCGATTTGGTTTTGTTCTTTGCCATTTTTTAATCTTGAATTTTGAATGTTGAGTTTTGAATTAAGGTACTTCTGATCTTCAATTTAAAATTCAAAACTCAAAATTCAACATTATTTTTTGAGGCCTGCCATTTTCGCCAGCGCTTCGAACAGGACGGCGAAATCTTTGTCGGCGAATCCCATTGCCCGAGCCGTGGTGAGCATCTCGTTTGTGACCGCGGTCGTCGGCAGCGGGACATCGAGCCCGCGGCCCATATCCAGCGCGAGCAGAAGATCCTTTTGCATCATGTTGATGTCGAACCAGGCTTCGTCCGGCATCTTGAGCACAAAGGGCCCGCGATACTTTACCATCGGCGAAGCGATCACGCTGTTGAGCAAGACTTCAACGGCGGTCTCCCGCGCGATGCCGCTTTTCTCGGCCAGCAGGACACCTTCGCTGAAGGCCAGCATCTGCACGGCGAGGCTCAGGTTGGTCGCGATCTTCATTCCGACGGCCAGCCCGTTGCCGCCGACGTGAGTAACTTTTGGGCCAATCGCCTGGAGAATCGGGCGAGCGCGCTCGCAAACCGCGCGATCGCCGCCGACCATGATCGAAAGCTTGCCCTCTTCCAGCGTGCTCACGCTGCCGGATACCGGCGCGTCGAGCATCTCTGCGCCCTTGGCGGCGACTTGAGCCGCGATCTCGCGGCTCGCCGCGGGACTCACGGTGCTCATGTCGATGTGAATTTTTCCCGGCGCCAGTCCGGCGAGGATTCCGTCGGGTCCTGTGGCGACCGCTCGCAACGCTTCGGTGTTGGTCACCATGGAGAAGGTGATTTCGGCGCTTTGCGCTACGGCACGCGGCGTCTCGCCCCACTTCATCCCGGCGTCAAGCAGCCACTGCGCCTTGGATTTAGTTCGGTTGTAACCGATCACGCTATGGCCGGCATCGAGCAGCCGCTTGACCATGCGGCTGCCCATGACGCCGAGACCGACGAAGCCGAGATTCGCCATGAATTTTTTCTCTAAAGATTAAACGGGACTTCCTGAAGTTAGGTTGATGGGTAGTTTTTGTCAATAGTGCGGGGAAAGAGGCCGGCGTGGGGAATCTCGCTTCGGACCGAGGCAATATATTCGTGGTACGCTAGAGAACAATACGCTTAAACTTTGCCCTCGGGTGCCTCGCTCCTTCGCGAAATCCCCCGCGCCAGCCCAAGAAGAGGGATAAGTGAAACAAGCGTTCTTGACAATCATCGCACAGGAAGTGATAGATGACAGAGAGATTTCACCGGAGGACGCTACCGTGGATAAGAGAAAATATTACCGCGACGTTCGCGAGCACATCAAAGCGCTGGAGGAGCGCGGCAAGCTCGTTCGCATCAAGCGCGAGATCAACAAAGACACCGAGCTGATGCCGCTCGTGCGCTGGCAGTTTCGCGGCCTCGACGAGCAGCAGCGGAAAGCCTTTTTATTCGAAAACGTCGTCGATGTCAAAGGCAAGCGCTACACGATGCCGGTCTCCGTCGGCACGCTCGCCGCGTCGACCGAGGTTTACAGCATCGGCCTCATGTGCGAGCCGGAAGAGATCTTCGAGCGCTGGACGCAAGCTCAATTGAAGCCGATCCCGCCGGTCGTCGTGGAATCGGGTCCGGCGCAGGAAGTCGTGCATACGGGGAAAGACCTTCTGAACGGCTACGGGCTCGACATGATCCCGGTGCCGATCTCGACGCCGGGCTTCGACAACGCGCCGTATCTCAGCTCGGCGAACTGGGTGACGAAAGATCCCGACACCGGCATCTATAACATCGGCAACTACCGCGGGCAGATCAAAGCGCCCGACCGCACCGGCGGGCTCTTTCTCGGCCAGCACATGGGCACGCATTGGAAAAAATGCAAGGAAAAAGGAATTCCGCTGGAGGCCGCCATCGTGATCGGCGTGATTCCGGCCGTGGCTTACGCCGCGACGGCGAAGCTGCCGTACGATTTCGATGAGTACCGGCTCGCCGGCGGGCTCGCCGGCGAGCCGATCCCGCTGGTCAAATGCAGAACCGTCGATCTTCTAGTCCCCGCCACGGCGGAGATCGTCATCGAGGGCAAGATCGCGACCGACATGATCGAGCCGGAAGGGCCGTTCGGCGAATATCCCGGCTACATGGGTCATCGCGGCGTGGCGCCGTTCTTGGACGTGACCTGCATCACGCACCGCAAAGACGCGATCTACACGGCGCTGATGAGCCAGTTTCCCCCCAGCGAGTCGAGCAAGATCAAGCACACCGGCACGGAAAAAGTCATGTACAAATTTCTCCGCCACGACGCCGGCAACCCCTGCGTCTTGGATGTCGCCATTCACGATGAAGTCAGCGGCAGCGGCCAGGGTTATTGCGTGATCAAGATGAAAAAAACCAACTCGGGCGATGTGTGGCGCGCGCTCAATACCTCCGCCGGTTTCAGCGGCAGTTACGCGAAGATTTGCATCGCCGTCGATGAAGACATCGACATCCGCGATCCGGCGATGATCAACTGGGCGATCTCGTTTAACGTCAGGCCCGACCAGGACGTCATGATCCTCAAGGGAAAATCTCCCGGGCTCGATCCCTCCTGCTATCCTCCCGGTGTTCCAACGCACGTGGCCCGGCAGACCCCGACCAGCGCGCTCTTGATCGACGCGACGCGTCCCTGGCCTTACACGCCGGTGTCGTTGCCGCGAAAAGAGTTCATGGAAAATTCCAAAAAAATCTGGGAGGAGCTGGGACTGCCGGAACTCAAGCCGCGCATGCCGTGGTACGGCTACAGCCTCGGCGCCTGGACCAAAGAAGACGAGGAGGAGGCGGAGCTGGCGCTCAAGGGCGAGCATTTCGTCACCGGGGAAAAGGCGAAGGCGAAGCGGGTGAAGCCGTAATGGGAAACGCGCAGCCGACGGGCAGCCGACGGGGACAGGCAACTTTTTGGGGGACTGGCTGCTTTTTTGTATTGTAAAAAGCTGCCTGTCCCCTTGACGATCCGGAAAAGTAGCCCGTCCCCTAGGTTAGAACAGTCCCGGAAGCCAGCGCTTTGTAATCAACAGATAGCGACGGTAGGGCTCGCCCCAGAGTTCCAGGAGTCTGGCCTCGTCGTGTCGAACTCGGAGATGAAACCAGATCGCCGTCGCGACGGTTATGGCGGCGGCAAAGATAGATTGGAGAGTCAGCGCCAGACCGGCAAGGAAAATAATATGGCCGAGGTACATGGGATTCCGGGAGTAAGCGTACGGCCCGGATAAAAGCAAACGTTTCGGCGGCGTCTCGACGCCCGGCCCGCCGCCGCCGCGCTTTAAACGATAAAGGCCGCAAAGGCGATATTGGAGATAGCCCCACACCATCAGCAGCAAAAAGATCGGCTGAACCTTAAGGCGGCGATGGATCAACAATTCCCAAGCAACCGCGAGAAGTGGATAAAAGATAAAAGTTCGTAACGGCGTGCGGCGAAGTAGTTTTGCGAGCCCGTCCATTTTGTTTGCGGCGTTGAGAGAAATTTTGTTGCAGCATCTATAGCAAAGATGCCGCCGACCTGAAAGCGAAAGAAAGGAAGACGCCATGAGCGAGTTGATATGCAACGATCTGAGAAGCTTCATCGAAGCGAGCAAGCAGATCAGCGACTGGAAAGAAATCAAAGGGGCCGATTGGAACCTCGAGATCGGCGCGTTGATCGAAAGCGCGGCCGAAATGATTACGCCGCCGCCGATGCTCCTCTTCGACGAGATCAAAGGCTATCCGCGCGGCTTTCGCGTCGCGGGCCTGCTCTTCGCGTCTTATAGGCG is part of the Candidatus Binatia bacterium genome and harbors:
- a CDS encoding alpha-ketoacid dehydrogenase subunit beta, translating into MTTKQAALIGGSAREITFGQAINEALAEEMRRDPKVFILGEDVAEAGTPFKVLSGLVKEFGKERVIDSPISEAAITGVCVGAAMTGMRPVVDIMFGDFVTLTMDQMVNQAAKIHYMSGGKLKVPMVMRTTLGATRRSAAQHSQSLHAWFSHIPGLKVALPSTPYDAKGLLKTAIRDDNPVVFFEDKMMYQQKGSVPEGEYTIPFGVADVKRPGKDITLVATSSMVQVSLKAAEILDQAGISAEVVDVRTTAPLDKETIIASAKKTSRAIVVDEGYERYGVTAEIASVIADGAFYYLDAPVKRMGAMDVPVPFSPVLEDQTVPTPESVVEMAKTLCGRR
- a CDS encoding thiamine pyrophosphate-dependent dehydrogenase E1 component subunit alpha; this encodes MAKNKTKSPASIGREQWLRFYRQMLKIRLFEEQVNQLYMSAKMPGLAHLYIGQEAVAVGVCEALRADDYITSTYRGHGHCLAKGAAVDKMFAELLGKVNGYCRGKGGSMHIADQERGNLGANAIVAGSTGIATGAAMSAKLRGSDQVAVCFFGEGALGQGLLYECMNMAALWKLPVIYLCENNLYNEYTHYSETTAGEIEARARAFGIPTESIDGQDVELVHKTLQRLVERARQGDGPSFVLCSTYRFHGHHVGDIDRAYYRAKKEEEEWKSKRDPVKLLTDKLLRLKIADPKLLQKIENETRREIEDGVQFALNAPYPDPDEVDQHVYA
- a CDS encoding NAD(P)-dependent oxidoreductase → MANLGFVGLGVMGSRMVKRLLDAGHSVIGYNRTKSKAQWLLDAGMKWGETPRAVAQSAEITFSMVTNTEALRAVATGPDGILAGLAPGKIHIDMSTVSPAASREIAAQVAAKGAEMLDAPVSGSVSTLEEGKLSIMVGGDRAVCERARPILQAIGPKVTHVGGNGLAVGMKIATNLSLAVQMLAFSEGVLLAEKSGIARETAVEVLLNSVIASPMVKYRGPFVLKMPDEAWFDINMMQKDLLLALDMGRGLDVPLPTTAVTNEMLTTARAMGFADKDFAVLFEALAKMAGLKK
- a CDS encoding UbiD family decarboxylase: MDKRKYYRDVREHIKALEERGKLVRIKREINKDTELMPLVRWQFRGLDEQQRKAFLFENVVDVKGKRYTMPVSVGTLAASTEVYSIGLMCEPEEIFERWTQAQLKPIPPVVVESGPAQEVVHTGKDLLNGYGLDMIPVPISTPGFDNAPYLSSANWVTKDPDTGIYNIGNYRGQIKAPDRTGGLFLGQHMGTHWKKCKEKGIPLEAAIVIGVIPAVAYAATAKLPYDFDEYRLAGGLAGEPIPLVKCRTVDLLVPATAEIVIEGKIATDMIEPEGPFGEYPGYMGHRGVAPFLDVTCITHRKDAIYTALMSQFPPSESSKIKHTGTEKVMYKFLRHDAGNPCVLDVAIHDEVSGSGQGYCVIKMKKTNSGDVWRALNTSAGFSGSYAKICIAVDEDIDIRDPAMINWAISFNVRPDQDVMILKGKSPGLDPSCYPPGVPTHVARQTPTSALLIDATRPWPYTPVSLPRKEFMENSKKIWEELGLPELKPRMPWYGYSLGAWTKEDEEEAELALKGEHFVTGEKAKAKRVKP
- a CDS encoding methyltransferase, translated to MDGLAKLLRRTPLRTFIFYPLLAVAWELLIHRRLKVQPIFLLLMVWGYLQYRLCGLYRLKRGGGGPGVETPPKRLLLSGPYAYSRNPMYLGHIIFLAGLALTLQSIFAAAITVATAIWFHLRVRHDEARLLELWGEPYRRYLLITKRWLPGLF